In the Cydia amplana chromosome 14, ilCydAmpl1.1, whole genome shotgun sequence genome, one interval contains:
- the LOC134653889 gene encoding pre-mRNA-splicing factor Syf2, producing the protein MSETESAGPSASGKEMTFAEKQAERMKRLRTLHSARNEARTQNHQEVVAEETRNKLPPNYEAKRRQAEWLVDDQKKRGEAESEGKDYDRVKLLNISAVEAERLERKKKKKNPDQGFSTYEQATVRQYNRLVKNMPTADMEQYEKQKQKYGDAFYGGPNVIIHGMHQDRKEAVDKMVDDLEGQIAKRAKYSRRRIHNDDADIDYINERNAKFNKKLERFYGEHTAEIKQNLERGTAI; encoded by the coding sequence ATGAGTGAAACAGAATCAGCGGGACCTTCTGCATCAGGCAAGGAAATGACATTCGCGGAGAAACAAGCAGAACGAATGAAGAGACTGCGCACTCTGCACTCCGCCAGAAATGAGGCTAGAACACAAAATCACCAGGAAGTCGTGGCTGAAGAGACTAGAAACAAGCTGCCCCCGAACTATGAGGCGAAGCGACGCCAGGCGGAGTGGCTCGTCGACGACCAGAAGAAACGAGGCGAAGCGGAGTCAGAAGGCAAAGATTACGACAGAGTGAAATTGCTGAATATCTCCGCagtcgaagcggagcgtttagagcgtaaaaagaaaaagaaaaatccaGACCAAGGGTTCTCTACTTACGAGCAAGCGACAGTGAGGCAGTACAACAGATTAGTTAAAAACATGCCAACAGCAGATATGGAGCAATACGAGAAACAGAAACAAAAATACGGCGATGCGTTCTACGGCGGGCCTAACGTGATCATTCACGGCATGCACCAGGACCGGAAGGAAGCTGTTGACAAGATGGTGGACGACTTGGAAGGCCAGATCGCCAAGCGCGCGAAATATTCACGCAGACGTATCCATAATGACGATGCAGACATTGATTACATCAACGAGAGGAACGCCAAGTTCAATAAGAAGCTTGAGAGGTTCTACGGAGAGCACACGGCTGAGATTAAACAGAATTTGGAGCGTGGTACTGCCATTTAA